A single Manduca sexta isolate Smith_Timp_Sample1 chromosome 11, JHU_Msex_v1.0, whole genome shotgun sequence DNA region contains:
- the LOC115453585 gene encoding phospholipase A1 VesT1.02 isoform X2, with protein MQEKNASVHETLNIDLITKNGNVKFNLTATKRLGRVMKNAKTIIILIHGFLESSDGWMVSGLAPVLLNRTGLKLFALDGRKIINWEYFRSSTYARFMGEQLGTSLSKIIKDGQDPTKISLIGHSLGAHIAGVTGKRVHQLTGQLLSRITALDPAGPCFSSVDSGSRIERTDAKYVNVIHTNGGVLGLKEPVIWIFIPMAVCLNLVVFFLRVIIVGHGSISLNLSVHRNTFQLADVTTGRCSKMVCAQKTKFLTWVFPPMETLDCTSLQLVPHHHMASELLAVDELNILFILPF; from the exons ATGCAAGAAAAGAATGCATCCGTACACGAAACACTTAACATCGACTTGATAACAAAAAACGGAAATGTGAAATTCAATTTAACTGCAACAAAAAGGTTGGGGCGAGTGATGAAGAACGCTAAGACGATAATCATTCTGATCCATGGATTTCTGGAGAGTTCTGACGGATGGATGGTATCTGGATTAGCTCCTGTGCTACTGAATCGTACAGGCTTGAAGTTATTCGCTTTGGACGGACGTAAGATTATCAATTGGGAGTATTTTCGATCTTCAACATACGCGAGGTTTATGGGTGAACAACTCGGGACCAGTttgagtaaaattattaaag ACGGACAAGACCCTACAAAGATTTCCCTAATCGGTCATAGTCTTGGAGCCCACATTGCTGGTGTCACAGGCAAGCGAGTTCACCAACTGACTGGCCAACTCCTCAGCCGCATCACAGCCTTGGATCCCGCGGGGCCTTGTTTCAGCAGCGTTGATTCTGGTAGTCGCATCGAGCGGACTGACGCAAAATACGTCAACGTCATTCACACTAACGGCGGTGTGCTGGGACTGAAAGAGCCT gTCATATGGATTTTTATCCCAATGGCGGTATGTCTCAACCTGGTTGTCTTCTTTCTACGTGTGATCATAGTAGGTCATGGGAGTATCTCGCTGAATCTATCAGTTCACCGAAACACTTTCCAG CTCGCAGATGTGACAACTGGACGATGTTCAAAGATGGTTTGTGCTCAAAAAACAAAGTTTCTTACATGGGTCTTTCCTCCGATGGAGACCCTGGACTGTACTTCCTTACAACTGGTTCCTCATCACCATATGGCCTCGGAGCTGCTGGCAGTggatgaattaaatatattatttattttacctttttaa
- the LOC115453586 gene encoding uncharacterized protein LOC115453586 — MSLRQDLLEFAYPIQPIYKWRFGFLLLLPEENNYFQLFYSKPFTRPLWNSLYIAAFIICIIFFLLQLWEKRVVGKVQENGITYEMLVVMGSYCQHIPPLHSALSSRRTAYFVFLIFSYVIYSFYTSNLLSHLVNDRKIVTDITTLSTNDFDFVIIDHAKFILEYYHPLPKGSLSALIKKLIGLESVTILDGLRKVKEGNCALLSDYITLNPYIRMEYKGSMKLES; from the exons ATGAGTCTACGACAGGATCTCTTGGAATTTGCCTATCCTATCCAACCGATTTATAAGTGGAG ATTTGGCTTCCTCCTTCTTCTTCCAGAAGAAAACAACTATTTCCAGCTATTCTACAGCAAGCCTTTCACGAGACCATTATGGAATAGCCTCTACATCGCAGCTTTTATCATATGCATCATATTTTTCCTCCTGCAGCTGTGGGAGAAACGTGTGGTGGGGAAAGTACAGGAGAACGGTATAACATATGAGATGTTGGTAGTGATGGGATCTTATTGTCAGCATA TACCCCCTCTGCATTCGGCGTTATCATCACGACGTACAGCATACTTCGTATTCTTAATTTTCTCCTACGTCATCTACTCTTTCTATACCTCGAATCTTCTCTCTCACTTGGTTAATGACAGAAAAATAGTAACGGACATTACAACTTTGTCTACAAATGACTTCGATTTCGTCATTATCGATCATGCCAAATTCATTTTGGAGTATTAc cATCCTCTACCCAAAGGCAGCCTAAGTGCGTTAATCAAGAAACTGATTGGATTAGAATCTGTTACGATCTTAGATGGCTTACGAAAAGTGAAGGAAGGGAATTGCGCACTACTGTCAGATTACATCACTCTTAACCCTTACATTAGGATGG aatacAAAGGATCAATGAAGTTGGAATCTTAA
- the LOC115453585 gene encoding pancreatic triacylglycerol lipase isoform X3, with amino-acid sequence MQEKNASVHETLNIDLITKNGNVKFNLTATKRLGRVMKNAKTIIILIHGFLESSDGWMVSGLAPVLLNRTGLKLFALDGRKIINWEYFRSSTYARFMGEQLGTSLSKIIKDGQDPTKISLIGHSLGAHIAGVTGKRVHQLTGQLLSRITALDPAGPCFSSVDSGSRIERTDAKYVNVIHTNGGVLGLKEPVGHMDFYPNGGMSQPGCLLSTCDHSRSWEYLAESISSPKHFPEFYFLLPARRCDNWTMFKDGLCSKNKVSYMGLSSDGDPGLYFLTTGSSSPYGLGAAGSG; translated from the exons ATGCAAGAAAAGAATGCATCCGTACACGAAACACTTAACATCGACTTGATAACAAAAAACGGAAATGTGAAATTCAATTTAACTGCAACAAAAAGGTTGGGGCGAGTGATGAAGAACGCTAAGACGATAATCATTCTGATCCATGGATTTCTGGAGAGTTCTGACGGATGGATGGTATCTGGATTAGCTCCTGTGCTACTGAATCGTACAGGCTTGAAGTTATTCGCTTTGGACGGACGTAAGATTATCAATTGGGAGTATTTTCGATCTTCAACATACGCGAGGTTTATGGGTGAACAACTCGGGACCAGTttgagtaaaattattaaag ACGGACAAGACCCTACAAAGATTTCCCTAATCGGTCATAGTCTTGGAGCCCACATTGCTGGTGTCACAGGCAAGCGAGTTCACCAACTGACTGGCCAACTCCTCAGCCGCATCACAGCCTTGGATCCCGCGGGGCCTTGTTTCAGCAGCGTTGATTCTGGTAGTCGCATCGAGCGGACTGACGCAAAATACGTCAACGTCATTCACACTAACGGCGGTGTGCTGGGACTGAAAGAGCCTGTAG gTCATATGGATTTTTATCCCAATGGCGGTATGTCTCAACCTGGTTGTCTTCTTTCTACGTGTGATCATAGTAGGTCATGGGAGTATCTCGCTGAATCTATCAGTTCACCGAAACACTTTCCAG AATTTTACTTTCTCCTTCCAGCTCGCAGATGTGACAACTGGACGATGTTCAAAGATGGTTTGTGCTCAAAAAACAAAGTTTCTTACATGGGTCTTTCCTCCGATGGAGACCCTGGACTGTACTTCCTTACAACTGGTTCCTCATCACCATATGGCCTCGGAGCTGCTGGCAGTggatga
- the LOC115453585 gene encoding phospholipase A1 VesT1.02 isoform X1, producing MQEKNASVHETLNIDLITKNGNVKFNLTATKRLGRVMKNAKTIIILIHGFLESSDGWMVSGLAPVLLNRTGLKLFALDGRKIINWEYFRSSTYARFMGEQLGTSLSKIIKDGQDPTKISLIGHSLGAHIAGVTGKRVHQLTGQLLSRITALDPAGPCFSSVDSGSRIERTDAKYVNVIHTNGGVLGLKEPVIWIFIPMAVCLNLVVFFLRVIIVGHGSISLNLSVHRNTFQNFTFSFQLADVTTGRCSKMVCAQKTKFLTWVFPPMETLDCTSLQLVPHHHMASELLAVDELNILFILPF from the exons ATGCAAGAAAAGAATGCATCCGTACACGAAACACTTAACATCGACTTGATAACAAAAAACGGAAATGTGAAATTCAATTTAACTGCAACAAAAAGGTTGGGGCGAGTGATGAAGAACGCTAAGACGATAATCATTCTGATCCATGGATTTCTGGAGAGTTCTGACGGATGGATGGTATCTGGATTAGCTCCTGTGCTACTGAATCGTACAGGCTTGAAGTTATTCGCTTTGGACGGACGTAAGATTATCAATTGGGAGTATTTTCGATCTTCAACATACGCGAGGTTTATGGGTGAACAACTCGGGACCAGTttgagtaaaattattaaag ACGGACAAGACCCTACAAAGATTTCCCTAATCGGTCATAGTCTTGGAGCCCACATTGCTGGTGTCACAGGCAAGCGAGTTCACCAACTGACTGGCCAACTCCTCAGCCGCATCACAGCCTTGGATCCCGCGGGGCCTTGTTTCAGCAGCGTTGATTCTGGTAGTCGCATCGAGCGGACTGACGCAAAATACGTCAACGTCATTCACACTAACGGCGGTGTGCTGGGACTGAAAGAGCCT gTCATATGGATTTTTATCCCAATGGCGGTATGTCTCAACCTGGTTGTCTTCTTTCTACGTGTGATCATAGTAGGTCATGGGAGTATCTCGCTGAATCTATCAGTTCACCGAAACACTTTCCAG AATTTTACTTTCTCCTTCCAGCTCGCAGATGTGACAACTGGACGATGTTCAAAGATGGTTTGTGCTCAAAAAACAAAGTTTCTTACATGGGTCTTTCCTCCGATGGAGACCCTGGACTGTACTTCCTTACAACTGGTTCCTCATCACCATATGGCCTCGGAGCTGCTGGCAGTggatgaattaaatatattatttattttacctttttaa
- the LOC115453585 gene encoding pancreatic lipase-related protein 3 isoform X4, which yields MQEKNASVHETLNIDLITKNGNVKFNLTATKRLGRVMKNAKTIIILIHGFLESSDGWMVSGLAPVLLNRTGLKLFALDGRKIINWEYFRSSTYARFMGEQLGTSLSKIIKDGQDPTKISLIGHSLGAHIAGVTGKRVHQLTGQLLSRITALDPAGPCFSSVDSGSRIERTDAKYVNVIHTNGGVLGLKEPVGHMDFYPNGGMSQPGCLLSTCDHSRSWEYLAESISSPKHFPARRCDNWTMFKDGLCSKNKVSYMGLSSDGDPGLYFLTTGSSSPYGLGAAGSG from the exons ATGCAAGAAAAGAATGCATCCGTACACGAAACACTTAACATCGACTTGATAACAAAAAACGGAAATGTGAAATTCAATTTAACTGCAACAAAAAGGTTGGGGCGAGTGATGAAGAACGCTAAGACGATAATCATTCTGATCCATGGATTTCTGGAGAGTTCTGACGGATGGATGGTATCTGGATTAGCTCCTGTGCTACTGAATCGTACAGGCTTGAAGTTATTCGCTTTGGACGGACGTAAGATTATCAATTGGGAGTATTTTCGATCTTCAACATACGCGAGGTTTATGGGTGAACAACTCGGGACCAGTttgagtaaaattattaaag ACGGACAAGACCCTACAAAGATTTCCCTAATCGGTCATAGTCTTGGAGCCCACATTGCTGGTGTCACAGGCAAGCGAGTTCACCAACTGACTGGCCAACTCCTCAGCCGCATCACAGCCTTGGATCCCGCGGGGCCTTGTTTCAGCAGCGTTGATTCTGGTAGTCGCATCGAGCGGACTGACGCAAAATACGTCAACGTCATTCACACTAACGGCGGTGTGCTGGGACTGAAAGAGCCTGTAG gTCATATGGATTTTTATCCCAATGGCGGTATGTCTCAACCTGGTTGTCTTCTTTCTACGTGTGATCATAGTAGGTCATGGGAGTATCTCGCTGAATCTATCAGTTCACCGAAACACTTTCCAG CTCGCAGATGTGACAACTGGACGATGTTCAAAGATGGTTTGTGCTCAAAAAACAAAGTTTCTTACATGGGTCTTTCCTCCGATGGAGACCCTGGACTGTACTTCCTTACAACTGGTTCCTCATCACCATATGGCCTCGGAGCTGCTGGCAGTggatga